A stretch of [Clostridium] scindens DNA encodes these proteins:
- a CDS encoding substrate-binding domain-containing protein, which translates to MKRKLVSLLLCVAMVATLAAGCGSGSGDSKDSSKEDSKKTEEKKDEGTKEVSTDTVFGKALAQVNEDLAPLPEKDTGKKLAAIESTLTNSFWVTMQEGYEDTAEEYGVSIDVQATDSDTDTTGQLDILNNMLVKDYEAIAVSPLTEDCLISGIVAANQNDVKIITTGNEVNEDSLKEAGGKIDAKITVDFYNQGVLGAQYIIDKTDGKGKVAVIAGNEGATQSDARRDGAKETFEDAGMEVVAVEQCDFDAQKAYDAAAAIIESNPDIVGIACGNDDMALGVVRALEEKDAKDQVAVVGVDFTEEAKAAIEEGTYDATVAMSPYLMGKEAVIIMLKALEGQDVSKVGDSTPMAVVDSSNVDQMSDWH; encoded by the coding sequence ATGAAAAGGAAATTAGTCAGCCTGCTTCTTTGCGTGGCTATGGTGGCAACATTGGCAGCAGGATGCGGTTCTGGTTCCGGCGACTCAAAAGACAGCAGCAAGGAAGACTCAAAGAAGACGGAAGAGAAAAAGGATGAAGGAACAAAGGAAGTCTCAACAGACACAGTATTTGGCAAGGCGCTTGCGCAGGTAAATGAAGATCTTGCGCCGCTTCCTGAGAAAGACACAGGGAAGAAGCTTGCCGCAATCGAGAGCACGCTTACCAATTCTTTCTGGGTAACGATGCAGGAAGGGTATGAGGATACGGCAGAAGAGTATGGAGTGTCAATTGATGTGCAGGCCACAGATTCCGATACGGATACCACAGGCCAGCTCGACATTCTCAATAACATGCTTGTGAAAGACTATGAAGCGATCGCGGTATCCCCGCTTACAGAAGATTGCCTGATTTCAGGCATTGTTGCGGCAAACCAGAATGATGTAAAGATTATTACGACCGGAAATGAAGTGAATGAAGATTCCTTGAAAGAAGCAGGCGGCAAGATTGATGCGAAAATTACCGTAGACTTCTATAATCAGGGAGTTCTGGGCGCTCAGTATATCATTGATAAGACGGATGGCAAAGGAAAGGTTGCAGTAATCGCGGGAAACGAAGGCGCAACACAGTCTGATGCCCGCAGGGATGGCGCAAAAGAAACTTTTGAAGACGCCGGCATGGAAGTAGTAGCGGTCGAGCAGTGCGACTTTGATGCCCAGAAGGCATATGACGCGGCAGCCGCAATCATCGAGTCGAATCCAGACATTGTAGGAATCGCATGCGGCAATGATGATATGGCGCTTGGAGTTGTAAGGGCATTAGAAGAAAAAGATGCAAAAGACCAGGTAGCGGTAGTCGGAGTTGACTTTACAGAGGAAGCAAAAGCGGCAATCGAAGAGGGGACTTATGACGCGACTGTTGCAATGTCACCATATCTGATGGGAAAAGAGGCAGTCATCATCATGCTAAAAGCGTTAGAAGGACAGGATGTTTCCAAGGTAGGAGACAGCACGCCGATGGCAGTCGTAGACTCTTCTAATGTGGATCAGATGTCAGACTGGCATTAG
- a CDS encoding ABC transporter permease, translating into MKKNLKNYSYTVILVIVLAVLVAVLAAASPYFFSWKNCRNILNQSAIYLVLSVGMTLVICAGQIDLSVGAVIGFSGMSMGMLIKAGLPASAAIPLGLAIAAFIGLVNGWIVAYGRINSFIVTLSTMTIIRGIILVLTNSKSVFGFGPEFGFIGSGKIGPVNMPILISIMIAVIGAILLHKTRFGNYCLFIGSNEIALNRSGVNVRKYKVMVFTFCGLCAGIAGMIVTARLNSAEPLAGQGYEMDAIAATILGGTSMQGGKGSIIGTVIACFILNIMKNGLTLLSISTHYQEILTGLILLISVLISESNQRRKSEV; encoded by the coding sequence GTGAAGAAGAATCTGAAAAACTATTCATATACAGTCATACTAGTGATCGTGCTGGCCGTGCTGGTTGCCGTGCTGGCGGCAGCGTCGCCCTACTTCTTTTCATGGAAAAACTGTCGGAATATATTGAACCAGTCGGCCATATATCTGGTGCTGTCTGTCGGAATGACACTGGTTATCTGCGCAGGGCAGATTGATCTGTCTGTGGGCGCGGTCATTGGATTTTCCGGGATGAGCATGGGAATGCTGATCAAGGCCGGCCTCCCGGCCTCGGCGGCAATACCGCTGGGGCTTGCGATTGCCGCATTTATCGGATTGGTGAATGGATGGATCGTGGCCTATGGGAGGATTAACTCCTTTATAGTGACCTTAAGTACGATGACCATAATAAGAGGCATTATATTGGTATTGACAAATTCAAAGTCAGTCTTTGGATTCGGGCCTGAATTCGGATTTATCGGAAGCGGAAAGATCGGCCCGGTGAACATGCCCATCCTCATATCCATCATGATAGCGGTCATCGGAGCAATCCTATTACATAAGACCAGATTCGGCAACTACTGCCTGTTTATCGGTTCCAATGAGATTGCGCTGAACCGTTCCGGCGTGAATGTAAGGAAGTACAAGGTCATGGTATTTACCTTCTGCGGCCTGTGTGCCGGGATTGCGGGTATGATCGTGACAGCGAGGCTAAATTCGGCGGAGCCGCTGGCAGGACAGGGGTATGAGATGGACGCCATCGCCGCTACGATTCTTGGCGGGACCAGCATGCAGGGAGGAAAAGGCAGCATTATAGGCACGGTCATCGCCTGCTTCATATTGAATATTATGAAGAACGGCCTGACCTTGCTGTCCATATCCACGCATTACCAGGAAATCCTGACGGGCCTGATTCTGCTGATATCGGTTCTCATATCGGAAAGTAATCAAAGAAGGAAAAGCGAGGTATAG
- a CDS encoding ADP-ribosylglycohydrolase family protein gives MNKKVLGCLLGAAVGDAMGAATEAKSTRQIERTFGGAVREFKTPPQDTLARGRRAGQVTDAFSIPYILTEHLIKEGGKATRELGERALLEWGETEYFGPFAGMTTRNAINRLKKDASMSAWAYAGHLGNKLYKGHYYALSSNGAASKAYPEGLISNGNMDQAIADTVEITMASHDDPYSISGACAVAAAVSEAMRDGTSVYRIIKAAHYGSVKGEELARAREDIWVYPGPSVTKRIEMAVEIALHCGSTKDVVKELAERIGSGPAISETVPTALGILIANQGDTMESIYDAVNIGDETCAIACIAGAIAGACNGTDSIPEGYLEMIEKENHMDLTAQAEGIEALW, from the coding sequence ATGAATAAGAAGGTGCTGGGCTGTCTGCTGGGAGCTGCGGTAGGCGATGCCATGGGAGCTGCGACGGAGGCAAAATCCACCAGACAGATCGAGAGGACATTTGGAGGGGCCGTGCGGGAATTCAAAACGCCTCCCCAGGATACGCTGGCCAGAGGAAGAAGGGCAGGACAGGTCACGGATGCATTCAGTATTCCCTATATACTTACAGAACATTTGATTAAAGAAGGCGGAAAAGCTACCAGAGAACTGGGAGAGCGTGCTTTGCTAGAGTGGGGCGAGACCGAATATTTCGGTCCATTTGCAGGCATGACCACCAGGAATGCAATAAACCGTCTGAAAAAGGATGCCAGCATGAGCGCGTGGGCCTATGCGGGACATCTGGGAAATAAACTGTACAAAGGACATTATTACGCGCTTTCCTCCAACGGCGCGGCAAGCAAGGCTTATCCCGAAGGGCTCATCAGCAATGGCAATATGGATCAGGCAATCGCAGATACGGTGGAGATCACGATGGCATCCCACGACGACCCTTACAGCATATCCGGGGCGTGCGCGGTTGCAGCAGCGGTCAGCGAGGCAATGCGCGATGGCACGTCCGTATACCGGATAATAAAAGCGGCGCATTACGGCAGTGTAAAAGGAGAAGAACTGGCAAGGGCCAGGGAAGACATCTGGGTATATCCCGGTCCGTCCGTTACGAAGCGTATTGAGATGGCGGTTGAAATCGCCCTGCATTGCGGCAGTACGAAAGATGTAGTAAAAGAACTGGCAGAGCGGATCGGGAGCGGCCCGGCCATCTCTGAGACGGTGCCTACGGCATTGGGAATCCTGATAGCGAATCAAGGAGATACGATGGAGAGCATCTATGACGCTGTAAATATTGGCGACGAGACCTGCGCGATCGCCTGCATCGCGGGTGCAATTGCCGGAGCATGCAACGGCACAGACAGCATACCGGAAGGATATCTTGAGATGATCGAGAAAGAGAACCATATGGATCTTACGGCTCAGGCAGAAGGGATTGAGGCTTTATGGTAG
- the ulaG gene encoding L-ascorbate 6-phosphate lactonase → MSKISEMTRESWIKSTFPEWGTWLVEDIENEMVPPGNVAMWWLGCTGIWFKTPENTNVTVDLWCGNGKRTHGDGKMKVGHQMANMCGGREVQPNLRNVPFVIDPFAFKQVDAVLATHYHQDHMSAEWAAHVIQSGMMTTDENGKEIPVPFIGPKKSVETWMKWGVPEERCVVVKPGDVIKVKEIEIVALDSFDRTCIVTTDSTGEDREELAGICPTDMDDKAVNYLLKTPGGNIYHSGDSHFSIYFAKHGKDYDIDVAFGSFGENPIGMQDKMTSTDILRMAENLHCDVVVPIHWDVWTNFQADCEEIKLLYDFKKDRNAYKFHPFFWQVGGKYTYPADKDKIYYHHRRGFEDCFEAPQNIPYRSCL, encoded by the coding sequence ATGAGCAAGATAAGCGAAATGACAAGAGAAAGCTGGATTAAGAGTACATTCCCGGAATGGGGAACCTGGCTGGTAGAAGACATTGAAAATGAGATGGTACCGCCTGGAAATGTTGCCATGTGGTGGCTTGGATGTACCGGAATCTGGTTTAAGACACCGGAAAACACGAATGTCACAGTGGATCTGTGGTGCGGCAATGGGAAAAGAACCCATGGAGACGGCAAGATGAAGGTGGGGCATCAGATGGCAAATATGTGCGGAGGGCGCGAGGTGCAGCCCAACCTTCGCAATGTCCCGTTTGTTATTGATCCATTTGCGTTCAAACAGGTCGATGCAGTGCTTGCGACCCATTATCATCAGGACCACATGTCGGCGGAATGGGCAGCACACGTCATCCAGAGCGGGATGATGACTACGGATGAAAATGGCAAGGAGATTCCAGTTCCGTTTATCGGGCCAAAGAAATCTGTGGAAACATGGATGAAGTGGGGCGTTCCCGAAGAACGCTGTGTTGTTGTGAAGCCGGGAGATGTTATCAAGGTGAAAGAGATTGAGATTGTGGCGCTGGATAGTTTTGACCGTACCTGCATTGTTACGACAGACTCTACCGGCGAGGACAGGGAAGAACTGGCCGGAATCTGCCCCACAGATATGGATGATAAAGCGGTGAATTATCTGCTGAAGACTCCAGGAGGAAATATTTATCATTCTGGAGATTCCCATTTTTCGATTTACTTTGCAAAACATGGAAAAGACTATGACATAGACGTGGCTTTTGGCTCTTTCGGAGAAAATCCAATTGGGATGCAGGACAAGATGACGTCTACGGATATTCTCCGCATGGCCGAGAATCTTCACTGCGATGTGGTCGTTCCCATTCATTGGGATGTATGGACGAATTTCCAGGCAGACTGCGAAGAGATCAAGCTGCTCTATGATTTTAAGAAAGACCGCAATGCTTATAAATTCCATCCGTTTTTCTGGCAGGTGGGCGGCAAATATACCTACCCGGCGGACAAAGATAAAATCTACTATCATCACAGGAGAGGGTTTGAGGATTGCTTCGAGGCGCCCCAGAATATTCCCTACCGGTCCTGTCTGTAG
- a CDS encoding pseudouridine-5'-phosphate glycosidase, whose translation MVGYLAESALLTHGLRSISEEELIRMWPQDSASIAWMEDGRLRVGGIEDFCRFRKKAQDFDRVNYQNYEYYASNGKSGALTASGTMKACEGLGIALAVTCGMGGLMEGQESKECHDLQALANSPVSLLAVSPKDMFDLGRTIKAMEEAGITILGYHSDVCDGYLFEGEKVKISGCWREEAPSKNTLFLRSIQTEERIADKEILSQAFQYGQEQKIQGRAFHPAVNAKIDELTEGYSSRIQLRALIENIAWAEELSNYR comes from the coding sequence ATGGTAGGCTATCTCGCGGAGTCCGCGCTTCTTACGCATGGCCTTAGAAGCATCTCGGAGGAGGAACTGATACGGATGTGGCCGCAGGACAGCGCAAGTATTGCGTGGATGGAAGATGGCAGATTAAGAGTTGGAGGAATCGAAGATTTCTGCCGATTCAGGAAAAAGGCGCAGGACTTTGACCGGGTGAATTACCAGAATTATGAGTACTATGCATCCAATGGAAAATCAGGCGCGCTTACCGCATCGGGAACGATGAAGGCGTGCGAAGGACTGGGGATTGCGCTGGCCGTCACCTGCGGCATGGGCGGCCTTATGGAAGGGCAGGAGTCAAAAGAATGCCATGATCTGCAGGCGCTGGCCAATAGCCCCGTATCCTTGCTTGCAGTATCGCCGAAGGATATGTTTGATCTGGGAAGGACCATAAAGGCCATGGAAGAAGCTGGGATCACGATCCTTGGATATCATTCGGATGTTTGCGACGGCTATTTGTTCGAGGGAGAAAAGGTAAAGATTAGCGGATGCTGGAGGGAAGAGGCTCCGTCTAAGAACACCCTTTTCCTGAGAAGCATCCAAACAGAAGAACGGATTGCAGACAAGGAAATCTTAAGCCAGGCATTCCAGTATGGACAAGAGCAGAAGATACAAGGGAGAGCCTTCCACCCGGCGGTCAATGCGAAGATTGACGAACTGACAGAGGGATATTCCTCCCGGATCCAGTTGCGGGCACTTATTGAAAACATAGCATGGGCAGAAGAACTTTCAAATTATAGATGA
- a CDS encoding GTP-binding protein produces MEIQIVTGFLGAGKTTFLNKYLPLLSGKTVVIENEFGEIGIDGDRIQEDIPVREIFAGCICCSLAMDFRKGIKEIAENFHPDRILIEPSGVGRLTDIVKACQMAREREKVSLQITKLIAIVDMASFEEYIEGFGAFYQDQIERAGLLLVSHAGTEDKAQKEFVIGRLKELNPHAILYDGDWRQLEAEELLKLLEETPDYDEDARRDAAYAALPADKVFSSVSFTDLPQMRIEDLEAIMKALKKEQYGYILRAKGWVETMEKGLVHFDFTPLASEYREEKNPAGTGGEAAVIGCGLNQTALEMLFRRKNI; encoded by the coding sequence ATGGAGATACAGATAGTCACAGGCTTTCTGGGAGCCGGAAAAACGACGTTTCTAAACAAATATCTTCCACTGCTTTCCGGAAAGACGGTAGTGATAGAGAATGAATTTGGGGAGATCGGGATTGACGGGGATCGAATACAGGAAGACATTCCGGTGCGTGAAATCTTTGCAGGATGTATCTGCTGCAGCCTGGCTATGGATTTCAGGAAGGGAATCAAGGAGATTGCCGAGAATTTTCATCCGGACAGAATTCTCATTGAGCCATCCGGAGTAGGGCGGCTAACGGATATTGTCAAGGCCTGCCAGATGGCAAGGGAAAGAGAGAAAGTCAGCTTGCAGATTACAAAGCTGATTGCAATCGTGGACATGGCATCCTTTGAGGAATATATTGAAGGATTCGGAGCATTCTACCAAGATCAGATAGAGAGGGCAGGCCTCCTGCTAGTTAGCCATGCAGGGACAGAAGATAAGGCGCAGAAGGAATTCGTTATCGGACGCTTAAAGGAACTGAATCCGCACGCCATCTTATATGACGGCGACTGGAGGCAGCTGGAGGCTGAAGAACTCTTAAAACTTCTGGAAGAGACGCCCGATTATGATGAGGATGCCAGGAGAGATGCAGCATATGCGGCACTTCCGGCGGACAAGGTATTCTCCAGTGTTTCCTTTACGGACCTGCCGCAAATGCGAATAGAGGATTTAGAGGCCATAATGAAGGCTTTGAAAAAAGAACAGTATGGATATATCCTGAGGGCCAAAGGCTGGGTAGAGACTATGGAAAAAGGCCTGGTTCATTTTGATTTTACGCCTTTGGCATCCGAATACAGGGAAGAAAAGAATCCGGCTGGAACTGGCGGCGAAGCGGCGGTGATCGGATGCGGCCTGAATCAGACGGCGTTAGAAATGCTATTTCGGAGAAAAAATATATAA
- a CDS encoding ATP-binding cassette domain-containing protein — protein sequence MNMELVSEAPFLETEDIHKSFNHVQALKGVSMKAYGGEVLAIVGDNGAGKSTLIKILSGVLKPDCGIIRLEGKEYERLTPRKASESGISTVYQDLALGNTMDVAANLFLGNERTRGGFLQKKVMNEEAKRLLEDLDIHIPDVTVPVGNLSGGQRQGVAVARLVHRGGKILIFDEPTAAMGLNESNAVLRLIKKLAAQGYAVIIISHNLPQVFHISDRICVMRQGKVIGELRTEDTTMDEVVAMITGASTAS from the coding sequence ATGAATATGGAATTGGTTAGCGAAGCCCCCTTTCTTGAAACGGAAGATATCCACAAGAGTTTTAATCATGTCCAGGCGCTAAAGGGAGTATCAATGAAGGCCTATGGAGGAGAGGTTCTGGCGATTGTAGGGGATAATGGAGCGGGAAAATCTACGCTGATAAAGATCCTGTCCGGAGTACTGAAGCCGGACTGCGGCATCATCAGGCTGGAAGGGAAGGAATACGAAAGGCTCACTCCAAGAAAGGCGTCCGAGTCCGGGATTTCTACCGTTTATCAGGATCTGGCTCTTGGCAATACGATGGATGTGGCCGCAAACCTGTTTCTTGGAAATGAGAGGACCAGGGGCGGGTTCCTACAGAAGAAGGTTATGAATGAAGAGGCGAAGAGACTGCTTGAGGATCTGGATATCCATATCCCGGACGTGACGGTTCCGGTAGGCAATCTAAGCGGCGGGCAGCGCCAGGGCGTGGCGGTTGCGAGGCTGGTTCATCGGGGCGGGAAGATCCTGATCTTCGACGAGCCTACGGCGGCAATGGGACTGAATGAATCGAACGCAGTGCTAAGGCTGATTAAGAAGCTTGCTGCCCAGGGGTATGCGGTGATTATCATCAGCCATAACCTTCCCCAGGTATTCCACATATCAGACCGGATATGCGTGATGCGCCAGGGGAAAGTCATTGGAGAATTAAGGACAGAAGATACGACGATGGATGAAGTGGTGGCTATGATCACAGGAGCATCCACGGCATCGTAG
- a CDS encoding ADP-ribosylglycohydrolase family protein has protein sequence MYDRILGGLIGAGAGDAMGAATEARTTEQILAYFGHEVTDFETPPMDTFGAGNVPGQLTDDFSSAYFVARHIADNQGKVTKEVVQEALIDWSEHAVFFDRFAGPTTRLAIRRYKGEKIEKSGGVELVTRQATNGAAMKISPIGLLNAGNIEQAIADAVTVTMVTHDNYLAISGACAVTAAASRAVMPDADVYSVLQAGLYGAREGERIGREVARDVAGPSVVKRMEMAIDIGLGRGTPWEKMVEIGHRIGAGLHVSEAIPSAFGLFAANEGDALGSIVGAVNVGYDTDTIATMSGALSGALNGAGAFPAHFLPTLQKANHLEIERLAKDLTAIAQDRLREQEKGGASHE, from the coding sequence ATGTATGACAGAATACTTGGCGGGCTGATCGGCGCAGGCGCAGGTGACGCCATGGGGGCCGCGACAGAGGCCAGGACGACGGAACAGATACTTGCGTATTTCGGGCATGAAGTCACGGACTTTGAGACTCCGCCTATGGATACCTTCGGCGCGGGGAACGTGCCGGGACAGCTTACAGATGATTTTAGTTCGGCGTATTTCGTAGCAAGGCATATTGCGGATAATCAAGGAAAGGTGACAAAGGAAGTCGTACAGGAAGCGCTGATCGACTGGTCCGAGCATGCGGTGTTTTTTGACCGGTTCGCCGGGCCTACCACCAGGCTTGCTATTCGCAGATACAAAGGGGAAAAGATTGAGAAGTCCGGAGGCGTGGAACTGGTTACGAGGCAGGCTACCAATGGCGCGGCCATGAAGATATCGCCGATCGGCCTTCTGAATGCAGGAAACATCGAGCAGGCCATAGCAGACGCGGTGACTGTGACGATGGTGACCCATGACAACTATCTTGCGATATCCGGAGCATGCGCGGTTACGGCAGCGGCAAGCCGTGCGGTTATGCCGGATGCGGATGTATACAGCGTGCTTCAGGCCGGACTTTATGGGGCCAGGGAAGGCGAGCGCATTGGCCGGGAAGTGGCCAGGGATGTGGCAGGGCCTTCCGTGGTCAAGCGGATGGAGATGGCCATTGATATCGGCCTGGGAAGAGGAACGCCATGGGAGAAGATGGTGGAGATCGGCCATCGGATCGGCGCGGGACTTCATGTCTCTGAGGCGATTCCCAGCGCGTTCGGGCTGTTTGCAGCCAATGAAGGAGATGCGCTGGGCTCTATCGTAGGCGCTGTCAATGTCGGATATGATACAGATACTATCGCGACCATGTCCGGAGCGCTCTCAGGCGCCTTGAACGGTGCGGGCGCATTTCCGGCGCACTTCCTTCCGACGCTTCAAAAAGCGAATCATTTGGAAATAGAGAGACTGGCTAAAGATCTGACTGCAATTGCGCAGGATAGGCTTCGGGAGCAGGAGAAAGGAGGGGCAAGTCATGAATAA
- a CDS encoding carbohydrate kinase family protein, translating into MGKKLLSLGAIAMDIVINSHDLPKDDGFALINHEQMLPGGSASNVSVSAAYFGMESYQTGKIGDDNIGDEFLRTLREDGVDAELVAVKKGGTTLHTYILTAPGGRHCIFANTGDTVCTLIPEELPEEIMDSMDIFYNDMFSPKAALWLAKKAVEQGKPVLYNMQCVPSFMEMCGTSREEIEEMMGLCTVFVSGRDGYYELTGEQDYLKAMKMVWEKYQVKEGVICTAGDEGAVWYDGKEYRVPAYKIDPVDTTGAGDCFLGGLLYAYFQEGMEKKEALEFANASAAIKCMQEGPRSRADVAAVLEFKESGSSTL; encoded by the coding sequence ATGGGAAAGAAATTGTTGTCTCTGGGGGCAATCGCCATGGATATCGTAATCAACAGCCATGATCTTCCGAAGGACGATGGATTTGCCCTGATCAATCATGAGCAGATGCTCCCGGGCGGGAGCGCTTCCAATGTATCCGTGTCAGCGGCGTACTTTGGCATGGAGTCTTATCAGACAGGCAAGATTGGCGATGATAATATCGGCGATGAATTTTTAAGGACGCTGAGAGAAGATGGCGTGGACGCTGAACTTGTAGCAGTGAAAAAGGGTGGGACAACCCTTCACACTTACATATTGACTGCGCCGGGGGGCAGACACTGTATCTTTGCGAATACCGGGGATACGGTCTGCACGTTGATACCGGAAGAACTGCCGGAAGAGATTATGGACTCCATGGACATTTTCTATAATGACATGTTTTCGCCAAAGGCAGCGCTCTGGCTGGCAAAGAAGGCTGTGGAACAGGGAAAGCCGGTTCTCTACAACATGCAGTGCGTTCCCTCGTTTATGGAAATGTGCGGAACATCCAGGGAAGAGATCGAAGAAATGATGGGGCTGTGCACGGTATTTGTAAGCGGCAGGGACGGGTATTATGAACTTACCGGCGAGCAGGACTACCTTAAGGCCATGAAGATGGTATGGGAAAAGTATCAGGTAAAAGAAGGCGTGATCTGCACGGCTGGCGATGAAGGAGCCGTATGGTATGACGGAAAGGAATACAGGGTTCCGGCGTATAAGATTGACCCGGTGGATACGACAGGAGCCGGAGACTGCTTCCTTGGCGGCCTGCTGTATGCATATTTTCAGGAGGGTATGGAGAAGAAGGAAGCGCTTGAATTTGCAAATGCATCCGCAGCGATCAAATGTATGCAGGAGGGGCCCAGAAGCCGTGCGGATGTGGCAGCTGTGCTGGAGTTTAAGGAGTCTGGCAGCAGTACTCTTTAA
- a CDS encoding L-ribulose-5-phosphate 4-epimerase — MLEQLKEQVYEANMMLPKYGLVTFTWGNVSAIDREGGLVVIKPSGIDYDKLRPEDMAVVDLEGNQIEGGYHPSSDTPTHVELYKAFPAIGGIVHTHSPWATSWAQAGRGIPCYGTTHADYIYGEVPCVRNLTSEEIDAGYEKNTGILIADCFRSKDYEAIPGVLCKNHGPFTWGKDADEAVHNAVVLEEVAKMACRCELINPEVKTAPQILQDKHYYRKHGANAYYGQK; from the coding sequence ATGCTGGAACAGTTAAAAGAGCAAGTATATGAAGCTAACATGATGCTTCCAAAGTACGGGCTTGTAACATTTACATGGGGCAATGTCAGCGCGATTGACCGCGAGGGCGGCCTGGTAGTCATTAAGCCAAGCGGAATTGATTATGACAAGTTAAGGCCGGAAGATATGGCAGTTGTAGATCTGGAAGGCAATCAGATAGAGGGAGGATATCATCCGTCGTCCGATACGCCGACGCATGTAGAATTATACAAGGCGTTCCCGGCTATCGGCGGCATCGTGCATACGCATTCTCCCTGGGCCACCAGCTGGGCGCAGGCAGGGCGCGGGATTCCATGTTATGGAACCACGCATGCGGATTACATATACGGCGAGGTGCCATGCGTCCGAAACCTTACATCGGAAGAGATTGATGCGGGCTATGAGAAAAATACAGGGATATTGATAGCAGATTGCTTTAGAAGCAAGGATTATGAGGCGATACCCGGCGTACTTTGCAAGAATCATGGGCCATTTACCTGGGGCAAAGATGCTGATGAAGCAGTACATAATGCTGTCGTATTAGAAGAAGTCGCGAAAATGGCCTGCCGGTGCGAGCTGATTAATCCAGAAGTTAAGACGGCTCCGCAGATCCTGCAGGACAAGCATTATTATAGGAAGCATGGTGCAAATGCGTACTATGGACAAAAATAA
- a CDS encoding L-ribulose-5-phosphate 3-epimerase: MKPYTIGLYEKAMPSTLTWKEKFEAAKEAGYDYVELSIDETEEKIARINMTKEERLELVECMYEAGLPFRSMCVSALTKYSLGSSDLQYSARGLLIAEKAIELADDLGIRIVMIPGYDVYYETSTAKTQQRYIRNLKKVADIAASYGVIIGLETMENCFMNTVWKAMYYVRQIDSLYLNIYPDVGNMKNAAVADGHSEVQDLLSGKGHIAAVHLKETMPGVFREIPYGEGHVNFREMIEAAWSIGIRKFVTEFWYKGSEHWREDLANANQTMRAILDDVSGAFEYGKGGRTDAGTVKRASI, translated from the coding sequence ATGAAACCTTACACAATAGGATTGTACGAGAAGGCTATGCCATCCACCCTTACGTGGAAAGAAAAGTTTGAGGCAGCAAAGGAAGCGGGATATGACTATGTTGAATTGAGCATCGATGAGACAGAAGAGAAGATAGCGAGAATTAATATGACGAAAGAAGAGCGCCTGGAATTGGTGGAGTGCATGTATGAAGCAGGACTTCCGTTTCGTTCTATGTGCGTAAGCGCCCTCACAAAATATTCTCTGGGGAGCAGCGATTTACAGTACTCGGCCAGAGGGCTGCTGATTGCGGAAAAAGCGATTGAACTGGCGGATGACCTGGGAATTCGTATTGTCATGATTCCGGGCTACGATGTTTATTATGAGACATCCACGGCCAAGACACAGCAAAGATACATCCGCAATCTGAAGAAAGTCGCGGATATAGCGGCAAGTTATGGTGTCATTATCGGGCTGGAGACCATGGAGAATTGTTTTATGAATACCGTCTGGAAAGCCATGTATTATGTCCGGCAGATTGACTCCCTGTATTTGAATATATATCCGGATGTGGGAAATATGAAGAACGCGGCGGTCGCCGACGGGCACAGCGAGGTTCAGGACTTGCTGTCAGGAAAGGGGCATATTGCCGCGGTTCATTTGAAAGAGACGATGCCGGGAGTATTCAGGGAAATCCCTTACGGGGAAGGTCATGTGAATTTCCGGGAAATGATCGAAGCAGCCTGGTCGATCGGAATCCGAAAATTCGTGACAGAATTCTGGTACAAGGGAAGCGAACACTGGAGGGAAGATCTGGCCAATGCCAATCAGACAATGAGGGCCATTCTGGATGATGTATCCGGCGCATTTGAATATGGTAAGGGAGGAAGAACAGATGCTGGAACAGTTAAAAGAGCAAGTATATGA